In Deltaproteobacteria bacterium, the following proteins share a genomic window:
- a CDS encoding NAD(P)-binding domain-containing protein, whose translation MSEFVLPISLDWLIIGGGIHGVHIAASLIGEAGVAAEKVCIVDPAARLLDRWRSCTDTTGMTHLRSPSVHHLDIDPWSLQHFARKGKRRKRGLLVGQYGRPALTLFNSHCDKVVETFGLSELHIQDRAVTIRVECDGVRVELASGSELIARNLVLAIGAGDQPNWPEWAPQDHDCVHHIFEPGFDAWPTEPETVAVVGGGISSAQVSIRLVEEGHKVYLISRHSLREHIFDSDPGWLGPRNMHGFRRVRDFNRRRVLIDDARHRGSMPPGVRHAVRRAMMNKQLRWHEDVVESIDIQDNNLKLKLGTQEHLEVHRVLLATGFSSKRPGGALVDGLIASSSLPCAECGYPVVDTDLRWHPNVYVSGPLAELELGPVSRNIAGARRAATRLVDSLRTARA comes from the coding sequence GTGTCTGAATTCGTGCTGCCCATAAGCCTAGACTGGTTAATCATCGGAGGCGGGATTCACGGGGTGCATATTGCTGCGAGCTTGATTGGGGAAGCGGGGGTTGCAGCTGAGAAGGTTTGTATTGTGGACCCAGCAGCACGCTTACTCGACCGTTGGAGAAGCTGCACCGATACCACCGGTATGACGCATCTACGTTCACCCTCGGTACATCACCTCGATATTGATCCTTGGTCTCTTCAGCACTTCGCGAGAAAGGGAAAGCGAAGGAAGCGGGGATTACTGGTAGGGCAGTACGGTAGACCTGCTCTCACTCTCTTTAATTCACATTGCGACAAGGTCGTGGAGACTTTTGGACTTTCAGAGTTACATATCCAAGACCGAGCCGTCACAATTCGGGTTGAATGCGATGGTGTAAGGGTTGAGCTAGCCAGCGGTTCCGAGTTGATAGCTCGTAACCTTGTGCTGGCGATAGGTGCCGGGGACCAGCCCAATTGGCCCGAGTGGGCGCCTCAAGATCATGATTGTGTCCACCATATTTTTGAGCCGGGTTTCGATGCCTGGCCGACAGAACCCGAGACTGTAGCCGTTGTTGGTGGCGGTATTTCCTCGGCGCAAGTTTCAATTCGCCTTGTTGAAGAAGGGCATAAGGTTTATCTCATTTCGCGCCATTCGCTTCGAGAACACATTTTTGACAGCGATCCGGGTTGGCTGGGTCCAAGAAATATGCATGGTTTCAGGCGAGTACGGGATTTTAACCGTCGCCGAGTATTGATTGACGATGCTCGCCATCGCGGTTCTATGCCTCCGGGAGTGCGTCATGCGGTCCGCCGAGCGATGATGAATAAGCAATTACGTTGGCATGAAGATGTCGTCGAGAGCATTGATATTCAGGACAATAATTTGAAACTGAAACTCGGCACCCAAGAACATTTGGAGGTGCATCGCGTGCTCCTGGCCACTGGGTTTTCCTCTAAGCGTCCAGGCGGAGCGCTGGTTGACGGGTTGATTGCATCCTCTTCGCTACCCTGCGCCGAATGCGGCTATCCCGTGGTGGATACGGATCTGAGATGGCACCCTAATGTTTATGTCTCAGGCCCCTTAGCTGAGCTTGAGCTGGGCCCTGTTTCCCGAAATATAGCTGGAGCGCGAAGAGCCGCGACACGCTTAGTTGATAGTCTCCGTACCGCTCGGGCATAG